The DNA sequence GTAGGCAAACTTGTCAACCTTGAAGAAAAAACAAAAGATTTTGTGACCGACAAATTTGCAGTCGGTATCGGACATACCCGCTGGGCAACACACGGCAAACCAACAGAACTCAACGCCCATCCCCATACCGGAATACACTCTTATGTCGTGCATAACGGCATTATAGAAAACTATGCGGAGTTAAAAAAAGAACTCCTCAAAGAAGGTAGCATTTTTTTAAGCCAGACAGATACCGAAGTGATTGTACATCAATTTGAAAAAAACCTGAAAAATACCAAAAATGCTTTTGAAGCCTTTGAAAAAACAATTTTTGAACTCAAAGGGGCTTATGCAATTCTTTTAGTCACGAAAGAAGAAAAAAATAAAATATTTTTCGCAAAAAACGGTTCTCCCATGCTTGTAGGCATCAACGAAGCAAATGAAAAATATTTTGCATCCTCGGACACACCGCTTATCGGACAGTGTGGTAAAGTCAATTACTTTGAAGACGGTGATTACGGCTATGCGACACCTGATGAGCTTGTTATTTTTGACAAGAACCGTGAAAAAAAAGAACCTCATTTCATACAGCTTACAAACAACAAACTCTCCGCACAAAAAGAGGGATACCGTTTTTTTATGGAAAAGGAGATATATGAACAGAGTTCTGTTGTTGCCGATACGCTTTTAGGACGTTTGAGTGATAATGCAATCATTTTTGATGAACTGGGAAAGGATTTTTTCGAAGGTATCAACGAGATAAAACTATGTGCCTGCGGTACTTCGTACCATTCGGCCCTGACAGCCTCTTACCTGTTTGAACGCTATGCAAAAATAAAAACTTCTGTTGAAGTTGCTTCAGAGTTTCGCTACCGTTCACCTCTCATGAATGAAGATACACTCTTTGTTGTTATATCACAAAGCGGTGAGACTGCAGATACACTTGAGACACTCAAAATGGCCAAAAAAGCAGGATTAAAAACGCTTGTTATATGTAATGTTGACAACTCTTCCATGGTCCGCATTGCCGACAAAACGATACTCACGCGGGCAGGCATTGAAAAAGGAGTGGCTTCAACAAAAGCCTTTGCAACTCAGGTCACGGTTTTTTGGATGCTTGCTTTACATGTAGCACAAAGCAAAAAAACACTCACCAAAGCTGCAATGGCACAACATATACACCATCTGCGCAGCATTCCTGCAAGTGTAAAGGTCAGTGATACCCTGCATGAACGCATCAAACGGTTGTCAAAACGCTACTTGCACGGACACGGTTTTTTCTTTATCGGCAGGGATGTCTTTTTTCCATTGGCCCTTGAGGGTGCTTTAAAACTCAAAGAGATCTCTTATCTCCATGCCGAAGGGTATCCAAGCGGAGAGATGAAGCACGGACCTATTGCTCTGGCCGATCCGGAACTCTTCACCATTGCCCTGCTGCCGCAGCATATGCTTTATGAAAAATCAAAAAGCAATGCTGAGGAGCTGAGTGCAAGAGATTCTACTATCTGTGCCATCAGTCCTTTGGAATTTGACAAGGCGGATGACTTCATCCAGACAAAAAACATGAACACTATATGCTGGAGTTTTTTGAAATGATGGTTGTTTTACAACTCTTATCCTTAGAAATTTCGATTCGTCTTGGAAATGATGTTGATATGCCAAGAAACCTTGCAAAAAGTGTTACGGTAGAATAGATATTTCTTGAAATCGGTACTTTCTCTGCCTGCAAGCCCGCACTGAAGTACGGGTTCCGGAATGCAGTGACTCCCGGAATCGGTACTTTAGTGCCGACTCTTTGAACTTTTTTGCCACTCTCAGCCCACCCTAAAGGATGGGTTCCGAAAAATAGTAACTCCTCGGAATCGGTACTTCAGTGCCGACTGTTGTTACTTTTTTGCCACTCTCAGCCCGCTCTGCATTGGTTCTTCAAAACCTCTGTTTTATCACTAAAATGTAACTTATAGACAAAAATAACATTTTTCACTTTAAATTAATTTGTTTCTGGCTAATATATTAAAAACAATCCTATTATAAGTGAACACTATGCAAACAAAATCAAAACTCCTACTCTTTGTCGCTTTAATGCTTTTGGGTCTTGGCCTGGCCACTATCGTAAATGTCTCTTTAAATTTCAGGGAATACAGTATAAAAGATGCCACACAAAAAGCTACAATGGCTGCAGCTATCGTCAAAGACGGGTTGACAGCACATATGGTCAACGGTATTATGGACAAAAGAAGTTATTTCCTCAACCAAATCAGCTCCAACAATGATAAAATAAAAAACTTGTGGATTGTCCGATCTGATAAAGTCATCAAACAATACGGAAAAGGCTTTAACAGTGAAACAGTAAGAGATGCGATTGATGAAGAAGTTTTAAAAACAGGAAAGATGGTTCAAAAAATTTCAGAATCGACTGAAAACTCTATGCTTAGAATTACTATTCCCTATAAAGCCACAGTTGCAAACGGTCCAAACTGTCTCTCCTGTCACAATGTTCAGCGAGGAGATACACTCGGAGCCATCAGTATGGAGTTTGACATTACAGATATGCGTAATGCAGGGATGTTTACCATTTTGAAAATACTTGGAATAAATCTTCTTTTCATTGTCATTGTATTACTGCTGATCAACCATTATGTAACACCCTATATGGAGCTTTTCTCCAATATGCAAAAAGGAATAAGAAAAGCCTACAAGGGAGACTTTTCCTATGAATTTACCACAAAAGTGAAAGGTGATGCCAAAAACATTGTCGATCAGCTTAATACGCTCTTTAGAAAAATGCAAGAGACCTTTGGCGACATAAAATACAACCTTGCAACATTTATTCCCCAGGGATGTGTCTCTTCAAGTGACCCTCTTCAAGAGGCAAAAACAATCATCGGAGAACTCTCAGATATATATAAATTTAAAAAGACGATTGAGCATGATCTTACAAAAGAGATAGTCTATCAAAGAATTGTAGATGTACTGAGTAATAAATATGAACTTTCGCATTTTGCATTTTATGAAATAGATACACTCAAGGCTGTAAGAAAGCTTATTTACATCTCCAACGGCAAAAGTGTCTGCAATGACAAAGTGGATGAAGATGCATCATTATGCAGAGCACACAGAACAAATACGGCAGTAATCTCAAGTGAATTTGTCAATTTATGCCGAGAATGCAGTTGTGAAGGATTGGAATATATATGTATTCCTTTTACCATTAATGATGAAAACTCTCTTGTCATTTCTATTACAACCAAAGAAAAAAATGAATTAAACAGAGTCAATAGTTTTATTAAAAGTATTGAAAACTATCTTGAAGCGGCTAAACCGGTTATAGAGAGTAAAATTTTAATGTCCAAACTCCGTGACACCTCTCTCAGAGACGCAATGACAGGACTTTATAACAGAAGATTTCTCGAAGAATTTATAGACACTTTTGCAAATCAGGCAAAACGGGACAATACAACATACAGTGTTTTAATGCTTGATGTTGATTTCTTTAAAAAAGTCAATGACACCTACGGGCATGATGTAGGAGACAAAGTCATTGCCAAAATAGGAGAAGTACTCCGCAGCAGTATCAGAGAATCAGACCTGGCAATTCGATACGGAGGAGAAGAGTTTGTTGTCCTGCTGCACAATGCCACAGATGAAGGAACAAAAATGATTGCTTCAAAAATTCACTCTGAATTTTCAAAACTTGTTTTTGATGTCGGCAACGGAAAAACCATACAAAAAACCATGAGTATAGGTATATCCAAGTTTCCCAAAGACGGTGATACTATTTGGAAATGTATCAAATACGCAGATACTGCTTTGTATGTGGCAAAAACGACAGGAAGAAATAAAATTGTTGAGTATAAACCGGAGATGTCAGAGGATGAGCACTTACGATAAACAGATATAGAGGAAGCTTAAGCAACGCAAAAAGCGTTGCTTGTTTATAAGTTTTTAGCTACAGCCGCATCCGCCGCCGCTTTGCTCTTTAGGTGCAGAAGCAGCACCTGTTGAACATGCACTTACACCCGGTGGTGTTGTCGGCTGAACAGACTGATTGTCCACTCCGCCGTTTGCATTGATCTCTTCAATTGTACTCCAGATAGATTCAGCAGCTTTCATATAACGTTTTGCTGTTTCTGATGACGGGTCTGCAAAAATAATTGGTTTTCCTTCATCTCCACCGGTACGGATAGCCGGCTCAATTGGGATTTCGGCAATTATTTTCGTATCAAACTCATCCGCCATTGGCTGAGATGTGCCTTTTCCAAAAATATCATACTCAACACCGGTATCAGGTGCAATAAATCCGCTCATATTTTCAACAATTCCGGCTATAGGAATGTTTAATTTTCTAAACATATCAAGTGAACGGCGTGAATCATCAAGTGAAACAGACTGTGGTGTTGTTACAGTCAGACCCGCAGTTACAGGCACAGCCTGTGCAAGTGAAAGCTGTGCATCACCTGTTCCAGGTGGCATATCAATCACTAAAACATCCAGTTCTGACCATAAAATATCACGTAAGAACTGCTCTATCGCTTTCATAATCATAGCACCACGCCAGATTAACGACTGCCCTTCTTCCATGAGTGAGCCCATAGACATAACTTCAATACCGTATGCTTTCATCGGAAGCACTTTATTTCCGGTTACTTCCGGTTTTTGATCAGAAATACCTAACATACGAGGGATATTCGGACCATAAATGTCAGCATCCAAAAGACCTACTTTTTTGCCTTGTTGCGCAAGTGCAATTGCAATATTTACAGCAGTAGTTGATTTTCCGACACCGCCTTTACCTGAACTCACCATCAAAAAGTTTTTGATTTGCGGTGCGATGTTTTTGCCTTGAGACGAACTTTCTTTTGGCATTTGCGGTGCTTTTATATTTACAGTAACATTTTCTGCCCCTGCTGATTTTAAAGCTTCTGTAGCTTCATCTTTAATTTGTTGTGCTACTTCCGGAGCTGATGATGTAATTTCAACAGTGAAACTTACATCATTTCCGTTTATTGCTATATCTTTTACAAAACCAAATGTTACGATATCTTTGGTAAATCCTGGATACATAACTTTTGAGAGTGCCGATTTTACAATTTCTTCAGTCATTCGTTTTCCTTTAATTTATTTAACTTTTTTGCCATTCTCAGCCCGCACTAGAGTGCGGATTCCCAAAGAGTCGCTTAACTTATTGGCATTGACCCTAAAGGATAGTTCCGACTATTTAAACTTTTTGACAATTTTTGCTTTAAAAGTGTACTATATCTAAATAAGATAAATATTGTCTTGTTTAAAATCAATTTCTTTTTAAGCCAGACTTTAAACTAAAGCTTCTGCTTCAGCCTCTGCCGCTTCTTTATCTTTGTTGTCTTGAATAATTCTTTCTATTCCCTCAGGGTTGTCCATAATTTCCTGTGTAATTTTGTATGAACAAAATTTAGGCCCGCACATAGAACAGAATTCTGCTTCTTTAAATACATCCTGAGGCAGTGTTTCATCATGGTATTCGCGAGCGCGTTCGCTGTCAAGTGCCAATTCAAACTGTTTTTCCCAGTCAAATGTATAACGTGCATCGCTCATGGCATCATCAATATCACGGGCACCTTTACGGCCACGGGCGATATCAGCAGCATGTGCCGCAATTTTATAAGCGATAATTCCCTCGCGGACATCATCGGCATTTGGAAGACCAAGGTGCTCTTTTGGTGTTACATAACAAAGCATGCTCGCACCGTGCCATCCGCCGACAGCCGCACCGATTGCAGAAGAGATATGATCATATCCTGCTGCAATATCAGTGACCAACGGACCTAAGATATAAAAAGGTGCTTCGTGGCAGAGTTCTCTTTGTATCTTCATGTTACGCTCAATCTGGTTGATTGGAACATGTCCCGGACCTTCAATCATAACCTGTACATCTTTTTCCCAGGCACGAAGCGTTAAATCTCCAAGCACTTTGAGTTCACCAAGCTGTGCTTCATCAGACGCATCTGCCAGACAACCGGGACGAAGAGAGTCTCCTAATGAAAGAGAAACATCATACTTTGCGCAGATATCCAAAATATCATCAAATGCCGTATAAAAAGGGTTTTCTCTGTGATAATGCATCATCCAGGCAGCCATTAAAGATCCCCCGCGAGAGACAATACCCATTTTACGTTTTGCAACTTTTGGCATAGTCTCAAGCAGGAAACCCGCATGAATTGTAAAGTAAGAAACCCCTTGTTTTGCCTGACGTTCCAGCACTTCAAGCATAACATCTATAGTCAAATCCTCGATTTTGTTTCCGACATCATGCAAAATCTGATAAATAGGCACTGTTCCGATAGGAATCTTTGAAGAAGCGATAACAGCTTTTCTGATTTCATCCAGGTCGCCGCCGGTTGAGAGATCCATTGCCGTATCTGCCTTATAGTGTTGAGAGACCTCCATCTTTTCTACTTCACCCTGTACATCAGAGGCAATGGCAGAAGAACCGATATTTGCATTTATTTTACATTTACTTGCAATTCCGATAGCCATTGGTTCCAATGAAGTATGATTTATATTTGCCGGTATAATCAGTCTACCGCGTGCTATCTCGCTACGAACCAGTTCAGGAGACAAATCTTCTACTTTTGCAACATACTCCATTTCTTGTGTGATGATGCCTTTCTTTGCGTAGTGCATCTGTGTTCTTACAGAATCACCCTCTCGCTCTTTTACCCATGAAGATCTCATAAGTTACTCCTCAATATTATATTTTCATTCTTTATATATGATGGAAATATAATCAAATAAAGTTAATCTAACATAAAGTGAAACAATTGATGAGATTATTTATGTAAGTGCTTAGTCAAAAAATGTGAACATAAAAATGACAAATTTACACATTCAAGATAAAAAAAAGCTTTCTATGTGTATAATTTCGTAACACTTTTATATATGTAGGAGACTATTTGTCTGATTTAACGCTTGTACTATTGTCAGCCGGTAGTTCTAGTCGCTTTGACACCTCTGTAAAAAAACAGTGGTTGCGGATACAGCACAAACCTTTATGGCAGTTTGTAGCAGACAGGTTTGCTCACAGCGGGCTTTTTTCAAAAATTATTATTGTTTCATCCGAAGAAGATATTGCCTTTATGCAAAACTATGCCGATTACTCTTTTGTAAAAGGAGGCAGTTCCAGACAAGACTCTTTGCAAAATGCCTTACTACATGTAAAGAGTGAATATGTTCTTGTCAGTGATATAGCAAGAGCCTGTATCAGCGAAGATTTGCTTCAAAGAATACTTGCGCAAAAAGAAGAAGCTGACTGTATCGTTCCTTTTTTACCTGTAACAGACACCATAGTATATGAAAATACGACAATAGACAGAGACAAAGTCAAAAAAATCCAAACACCCCAACTCTCCCGCACTAAAATACTTCAAAAAGCCCTGCAGACACCTACTGAATTTACAGATGAGAGCAGTGCCATTGTTGCCTACGGAGGAACCCGCACCTTTGTTGCAGGGGATGAAGATGCCTGCAAGATAACTTTTACCCATGATTTAAACAGGCTTCCCTGCCTCGAAGCACCATCAAGTGACATTTTAAGCGGCAACGGTTTTGATGTCCATGCTTTTGACGAAAAAGGAAAAATGTTTCTTGGTGGTGTAGAGATAGATGCTGATTACGGATTTAAAGCCCACAGTGACGGAGACGTTGCTCTGCACGCACTTATAGACGCCCTTTTAGGGGCTGCAGGCATGGGTGATATAGGCATGCTTTTTCCGGACAACAACAGTGCCTATAAAGATATAGATTCAAAAGAACTGTTACGAACAGTCGTGACAAAAATCTATAGCTACGGTTTTGAAATTGTCAATGCAGACATTACAATAGCCGCACAAAAACCAAGACTTGCAAACTATAAAGATGCAATGAGAAAAACTATTGCAGAAATACTTAAAATCGACAAAGCAAGAGTCAATGTCAAAGCAACAACCACAGAAAAACTTGGTTTTATAGGCAGAAGTGAAGGTGTTGGAGTCATTGCCAATGCAAATTTAAAATATTTTAACTGGAAGATAATAGGATAACATGAAGATATTAATTATAGAAAATGAAGTGTATTTAGCCCAGAGTATTGCAACAAAACTAGGTGAACTTGGTCACACATGTGAAATGTGTACATCCACCAGAGATGCCATCGGGAGTAACAACTATGATGTTGTTTTACTCTCGACAAACATCAACGGACAGGATTTTAACCCGCTTATAGAAACATTTAAGAACTCTATCGTTATTTTAATGGTTTCCTACATTAGCAATGACACGGTTTCAAAACCACTGAGTGCCGGGGCAAAGGACTATATCCTCAAACCTTTCATGATTGAAGAGCTTGTACGGAAAATTGACCATTATCAGGATTATGAAAAACTCAAAAAACGCACTGAAGCCTATGAAAAATATCTTGCACACACATTTTCCAATACAAAACATGAACAGAATTTGGATGAAATTGAGTTGCCGCTTTTCGTATCATCCAATTTTCAAAAATATGCGGATGCATTCGCCTTTGAATATGCCCAAAAGAAAAATCTTCCCATACATTTTTTATCATTAAGTGATTCAAAAGCATTAAATGAGATAGCTTCGCTGCCACAAAATTCAATTATATATATCATTGATTATCAGGCACTCAAAAAAAGTGATAAAAAACGTTTTTGTGACCTGATACAGGGGAAAAAAGCCATTATCGCCAGCAGCGATAAAATTGAGGAAGTCGCCTACCCTGTTATAGAGATAAAAAGCGACAGCAATGTTTTTGACAAAGGAGAAATCCTGCCAATAGAAGATTATGTCAAATTTATTGTTTTAAACTATCAAGACAAATATCCGGATACAGAATTGTCAAAAAAACTTGGGATAAGCCGCAAAAGTTTATGGGAAAAAAGAAAAAAATATGACATCATCAAGAAAAAATAAAACAATTTATATAGACAAAGAGGCTG is a window from the Sulfurimonas hydrogeniphila genome containing:
- a CDS encoding response regulator, coding for MKILIIENEVYLAQSIATKLGELGHTCEMCTSTRDAIGSNNYDVVLLSTNINGQDFNPLIETFKNSIVILMVSYISNDTVSKPLSAGAKDYILKPFMIEELVRKIDHYQDYEKLKKRTEAYEKYLAHTFSNTKHEQNLDEIELPLFVSSNFQKYADAFAFEYAQKKNLPIHFLSLSDSKALNEIASLPQNSIIYIIDYQALKKSDKKRFCDLIQGKKAIIASSDKIEEVAYPVIEIKSDSNVFDKGEILPIEDYVKFIVLNYQDKYPDTELSKKLGISRKSLWEKRKKYDIIKKK
- a CDS encoding Mrp/NBP35 family ATP-binding protein, with the protein product MTEEIVKSALSKVMYPGFTKDIVTFGFVKDIAINGNDVSFTVEITSSAPEVAQQIKDEATEALKSAGAENVTVNIKAPQMPKESSSQGKNIAPQIKNFLMVSSGKGGVGKSTTAVNIAIALAQQGKKVGLLDADIYGPNIPRMLGISDQKPEVTGNKVLPMKAYGIEVMSMGSLMEEGQSLIWRGAMIMKAIEQFLRDILWSELDVLVIDMPPGTGDAQLSLAQAVPVTAGLTVTTPQSVSLDDSRRSLDMFRKLNIPIAGIVENMSGFIAPDTGVEYDIFGKGTSQPMADEFDTKIIAEIPIEPAIRTGGDEGKPIIFADPSSETAKRYMKAAESIWSTIEEINANGGVDNQSVQPTTPPGVSACSTGAASAPKEQSGGGCGCS
- a CDS encoding GGDEF domain-containing protein produces the protein MQTKSKLLLFVALMLLGLGLATIVNVSLNFREYSIKDATQKATMAAAIVKDGLTAHMVNGIMDKRSYFLNQISSNNDKIKNLWIVRSDKVIKQYGKGFNSETVRDAIDEEVLKTGKMVQKISESTENSMLRITIPYKATVANGPNCLSCHNVQRGDTLGAISMEFDITDMRNAGMFTILKILGINLLFIVIVLLLINHYVTPYMELFSNMQKGIRKAYKGDFSYEFTTKVKGDAKNIVDQLNTLFRKMQETFGDIKYNLATFIPQGCVSSSDPLQEAKTIIGELSDIYKFKKTIEHDLTKEIVYQRIVDVLSNKYELSHFAFYEIDTLKAVRKLIYISNGKSVCNDKVDEDASLCRAHRTNTAVISSEFVNLCRECSCEGLEYICIPFTINDENSLVISITTKEKNELNRVNSFIKSIENYLEAAKPVIESKILMSKLRDTSLRDAMTGLYNRRFLEEFIDTFANQAKRDNTTYSVLMLDVDFFKKVNDTYGHDVGDKVIAKIGEVLRSSIRESDLAIRYGGEEFVVLLHNATDEGTKMIASKIHSEFSKLVFDVGNGKTIQKTMSIGISKFPKDGDTIWKCIKYADTALYVAKTTGRNKIVEYKPEMSEDEHLR
- a CDS encoding bifunctional 2-C-methyl-D-erythritol 4-phosphate cytidylyltransferase/2-C-methyl-D-erythritol 2,4-cyclodiphosphate synthase — protein: MSDLTLVLLSAGSSSRFDTSVKKQWLRIQHKPLWQFVADRFAHSGLFSKIIIVSSEEDIAFMQNYADYSFVKGGSSRQDSLQNALLHVKSEYVLVSDIARACISEDLLQRILAQKEEADCIVPFLPVTDTIVYENTTIDRDKVKKIQTPQLSRTKILQKALQTPTEFTDESSAIVAYGGTRTFVAGDEDACKITFTHDLNRLPCLEAPSSDILSGNGFDVHAFDEKGKMFLGGVEIDADYGFKAHSDGDVALHALIDALLGAAGMGDIGMLFPDNNSAYKDIDSKELLRTVVTKIYSYGFEIVNADITIAAQKPRLANYKDAMRKTIAEILKIDKARVNVKATTTEKLGFIGRSEGVGVIANANLKYFNWKIIG
- the thiC gene encoding phosphomethylpyrimidine synthase ThiC yields the protein MRSSWVKEREGDSVRTQMHYAKKGIITQEMEYVAKVEDLSPELVRSEIARGRLIIPANINHTSLEPMAIGIASKCKINANIGSSAIASDVQGEVEKMEVSQHYKADTAMDLSTGGDLDEIRKAVIASSKIPIGTVPIYQILHDVGNKIEDLTIDVMLEVLERQAKQGVSYFTIHAGFLLETMPKVAKRKMGIVSRGGSLMAAWMMHYHRENPFYTAFDDILDICAKYDVSLSLGDSLRPGCLADASDEAQLGELKVLGDLTLRAWEKDVQVMIEGPGHVPINQIERNMKIQRELCHEAPFYILGPLVTDIAAGYDHISSAIGAAVGGWHGASMLCYVTPKEHLGLPNADDVREGIIAYKIAAHAADIARGRKGARDIDDAMSDARYTFDWEKQFELALDSERAREYHDETLPQDVFKEAEFCSMCGPKFCSYKITQEIMDNPEGIERIIQDNKDKEAAEAEAEALV